The region TAATAGAATGAAATTAATTACAGAATCCTGTTTAGAAGTGGCTAAAAAAGCTCTTGATGAAAATAAAAATCCAGTAGAAGCTATTTTTCAAAGAACTTATGATTCTTTAGAAAGACGATATAAAAGAATGAGCCTTGTTGCAAAAAATTTGGTGAATTTATTCCCTAATAAAGGAAAGGTTTTGACACAATGTTTTGGAGAAACTATTGTAGGTTGTATGGGGAGAGAGATAAAAAATCAGAATAAAGATATTGAATTTTTTTGTCCAGAAACCAGACCTTATTTGCAAGGGGCTAGGTTAACTGCTAGTGTTTTAAAAGAACAAGGATTTAAAACTACTGTTATAACTGATAATATGGTTGCTTGGACAATATCACAAAAGAATATAGATTTATTCACATCAGCAGCAGATACTATATGTATGGATGGATACATTGTCAATAAAGTAGGAACTTTACAAATTGCTATTCTTTGTAAACATTTTGGCATTCCATATTTTGTTACAGGTATCCCAGATGAAGATAAATTTAAAAAGAATATCGTTATAGAGGAAAGAAATCCAAAAGAAGTTCTTGAATTCAACAATTTAAAAAATACTTTGGATGGGGTTGAAGGCTACTATCCTGCTTTTGATATCACTCCTCCATATCTTGTAAATGGAATTGTTACTGATAAAAAGATTTTTTCTCCTTATAATTTAGATGAATATTTTAAAGATAGTGTAGAACAATATTATTAAAATGGAGGAATATTATGAAATATCAAGAACATTTTTTATTAGATTGTGATGAAGTTATTTCCTATGTAAAAGAAAAAAATCTTTTTCCAGAAAATGCTGATTTGATAGCTAAAGAAATTGGGGACGGGAATATAAATTACATTTTTAAAGTAGAAAATAAAATTGATGGAAAATCTATTGTTTTAAAACAAGCAGATAAATTACTTCGTTCTTCTGGTAGACCTTTGGATTTGACAAGAAGTAAAATTGAAGCAAATATTTTAAAAATTGAAAATAGTCTAGCTCCTCATTTTGTTCCAGAAATATATTTTTATGACGAGATTATGTGTGTATTGGCAATGGAAGATATTTCAGAATATAAAAATTTAAGAACAGAGCTTATGGCTGGGAAAATATTTCCAAACTTTGCAGAGGATATTTCAGAATTTTTAAGTAGAACTTTACTTTTGACAACAGATTTATTTATGGATAAATTTGAAAAAAAGAAAAATGTAAAAGAATTTATTAATCCTGAGTTATGTGATATTAGTGAATGTCTAGTTTTTACTGAACCATATGATAATAATAGAAATAGAAATATTATTACTTCTGGAAATGAGGAATTTGTAAAAAATACATTATATGAAAATGAAGATTTACATTTTGCTATTTTAAAGTTAAGAGAAAAATTTATGAACTATTCACAAGCTTTAATACATGGTGATTTACATTCTGGATCAATTTTTATAAATGAAAAAGGAATAAAAATTATAGACCCTGAATTTTCATTCTATGGTCCAATGGCTTATGATATTGGGAATGTGATAGGAAATTTATATTTTCCTTTATACAGAGCTAAATTTTTTATGGAAGAAAGTAAGGAAAAAGAAGAATTTATAAATTGGTTAGAAAAAACTATTTTTGATATTCCTATTTTATTTTCTAAAAAATGTAAATTATTATGGGAAAAATATTCAAATGAAAAATTACTTAAAAATAATAAATTTATGAATTATTATATTGAAAATATTATAGAAGATTCTTTGGCTTATGCAGGAACAGAAATAATACGTAGGACAGTTGGAGATGCAAAAGTTTTAGAACTTACAAGTTTGGAAAATTCTGAAAAGAAATTACAATTAGAGAAAGAACTCATCAATAAAGCTATATCAATGATAATGAAGAATTAATTTAAATTAGCAAAAGAGAGGCTGTTACAAATTTGCAACAGCCCCTTGATATTTTAATTTATTTTAGATTTAATTCTCACTATTTCATAGCCTTTTTCTTCAAAGGCTTGTGTCAAGTTTTTAATATGTTCACTACCATTAGTTTCAACAGTAATTTGTAATTCTATATCTTTAAATCTTGATAAGTTCTTAAATTGATTATGTTCAAGTTTTACAACATTAGCTCCTTGTTGAGCTATTAGATCAACGACTTTTGCTAATTCTCCAGGTTTATCAGGAATGCTAACTGTAAAATTAAAAATTCTATCTCTTCTAATAAGCCCTTTATTAATCATAGAGGAAATCATTAAGACATCTATATTTCCACCACTTACTACAGAAACTACTTTTTTATTTTTTTCTTTAAGTTTTTTTAAAGCTGCCAAAGATAAAATTCCTGAATTTTCTGCAATAATTTTATGTTTTTCAACTAATAGTAAAAATGCTTCCATTAATTCATAATCTGATACTGTTATAATTTCATCTACATATTTTTTTATATATTCAAAAGTTATATTACCAATTTTTTTTACAGCAGTTCCATCAGCTATGGTATTTGCTTCTTTAAGTTCAACAACTCTATCTTCTTTTATGGCTTCATAAGCTGAAGCAGCTCCATCTGGTTCAACACCAATAATTTTTATTTCAGGTTTTAATATTTTTGCAGCACAGGCTATACCAGAAATTAAGCCTCCACCACCGACAGGTACAAGAATTATATCTGCTTCAGGAAGTTCTTTTAAAATTTCTAAAGCTATTGTTCCTTGCCCATATATGACATCTTCATCATCAAAAGGATGGACAAATATATACCCCTCTTTTTCTTCTAATTCTTTGGCTTTTTTAAAAGCATCATCATATACATCACCATACAAAACAACCTCTGCTCCATATTGTTTTGTTGACTCAACTTTTATAAGAGGAGTAGATTTTGGCATTACAATAACTGACTTTATTCCAGATTCTTTGGCACCATAAGCGACACCTTGAGCATGATTTCCAGCAGATGATGCAATAACGCCCTTTTTCTTTTCTTCATCAGTTAAATTAGATATTTTGTTATATGCTCCTCTTATTTTAAATGAGCCTGTTTTTTGTAAATTTTCTGGTTTTATGTATACTTCATTTCCAGATTCTTTTGAGAATATAGGGCTTTGAATTAAGCTCGTTTCTAAAAGTACTTTTGATAATTTTTCCTTAGCGGTTATAAAATCTTGTATCTTACTCATAATTCCTCCTTAATAGTTTAACTAAAAATTAATAGTAAATTAAAAATTCTATCTTCTTGAATTATATATCTATTTATTGAGTATGTCAATCAAATATATCGTATTAAAATAATATATTTTATTCTTATATAATGAGATGTATATAAATATTGTTCAAATTTTTATTATAAATGTAAAGAAAAATTAAAAAGTATTTTTTAATAGAAATTTAGTAAAAAACCTCAACTTCTATAAAAATAGTCCATCTCATAATTTTAGTATTGTTAGAAAGGACCATAATTTATACCAGTAGCAATCATACAAGCAATTATTCCAATTATTATCCAAATTAAGAAAAGTTTTCCAAACCATTTCATCCATTTTCCCCATGAAATACCAGCTATTGCCAAACCAGCCATAAGAGAAGCACTAGTAGGAGTAAATAGATTAGTTATTCCATCTCCCATTTGAAAAGCTAATACAGCTGTTTGTCTTGTAATGCCAATTACATCAGCAATAGGAACCATAATCGGCATAGTTACAACTGCTTGACCTGAACCAGAAGGAATTAGAATATTTATTATTGATTGTACTATAAACATTGATGGGGCTTTTATCAGATTAGGTAATCCATTTAGTAAATAAGTAGCAGAATGGACAATAACATCTAACATTTTTCCATCAGTCATTACTATTGTTAATGCTCTAGCAAATCCAACACACATACAAGCATATAATAAATTATGGCAACCTTTGATAAATGCTTCCACAGTTCCATTTAATTTTAATCCACCTACTAATCCCATAATAACTGATAAACCTACAAAAACTGCACCCATTTCTGTTATGTAAAATCCATATTTTATTACTCCAAAGATAATAATTATAATTCCTATTAAAAATATAAATAACACTAATTTGTGTCTTCTTTGGAAATTAATATCTTCTATTTGTTGTTCTCTAAATTTACTATTTAGATCTTCATAATACATTAGACTTTTAGTTGGGTCCTTTTTAATTTTTCCAGCATAATTCCAAATATATACAATCGCTGCAATTAACATCACACTCCAAACAATTAATCTAAATCCCATTCCACTATAAATAGGTAGTCCTGCTATTTGTTGAGCTATTCCTATTGTAAAGGCATTCATAATAGCTCCCATATATCCAACACAAACTCCACAAAGTCCCAAAGCTAAACCTACAATAGAATCAAACCCTAATGCCAGACACAACATTATTTGCATTGGAATAAAAGCTAAACATTCTTCAAAATTTCCCAATATAGAACCACCTAATGCCCAGAAAATTAAAAAAAATGGAATTACTAATCTTTCTCTTCCTTGCAATTTTTTTACACATTTATTAATAAATGCATCCAGTGCTCCTGTTGACTGTAAAATACCAAAAGCTCCTCCAATAATAAATAAAAAATTAATTATAGAGGCAGCTTGATCAAGTCCCTTAGGAACTGACATCAATAAGTTCCATAAAGATATGGGAGTATTTTCTACACTATGGTAACTTTCAGGATTTACCATTTCTCTGCCTATTGCATTATCAATATATCTATCGTACTGCCCAGCAGGAATAATGTAGGTTAAAATAGAAATTATAATTAACAATATAAAAATCAAAACAATAGCATCAGGAGCTTTTATTTTTTTCAATTTCATAGTATATTCCTCCTTACAAAGTTAAATTTTATTCTTTAAGAATTCTTGTTTTATAGATTTTAATATTTGAGGATTTTCAAATATTCTTGCTAAAAATCCATCAATAACGGTTGCACCATTTATGATACAAGGTTCAGATTTTTTAGATGAAACAATATCTGCAAACTCTTTTGTATGAAGAGCTAAATTTTCATATGTTATTGCTACTGATGGATGAAATGCTGGACATCTATAACTTACATTCCCCATATCTGATGAGCCTTCTGGGGAATCCATAGTTTCATATTTCATTCCATAGTCTTTCATCACATTCATAATAATTTGGGTTCCACTTTCTAAATAGTTCATATCACTAAATGAATTACCAAAATTTTTTATTTTTGATTTTGTTTGAGTTGCAAGTGAGCAACCTTCAATTATATTTTTAAACCATGGTATTACCTCTTCTTTTAAGTATTTCAAAGAATCAGATCTAAAAGTATATTTAGCTTTAGCTTTATCTGGTATTATATTTGTTGCAGTTCCTCCCTCTTGTATAAATCCTTCTATTATAGTATTTCGCTTAGTACATTTTCTCATCAAATCAAAAGCATGAATAGATAACATCAATCCATCTAATGCTGATCTTCCACGCCAAGGTGCAACAGCTGTATGAGCGGGAAGTCCAGAAAACTCTATTTCATAAGTTTCAAAGGCAAGCATTTTCCAGTTAGGTATGTTTTTAATACCTAAATGAACCATAATTGCACAATCATATTTATCAAAAACTCCTTTGTCAGCCATAGTAACTTTCATCCCAATATCTTCTTCATCTGGTGTCCCAATAATATCTATATTTGCATTTATATCTTTTTCATTATCCTTAAGTGCAAGGGCTGCTAGTACTGATATTGCTGCACTTGCAGAATGTCCACAAGCATGTCCTACTTCAGGGAGAGCATCATATTCTGTCAATATTGCTATATTCACATTTGAATTTTCTTTTTTTATAACCTTACCCAAAAATGAAGTTTCTATATCTAAAAATTTTTCTTTGGTAGCAATTTGATGTTTATTTAAAATTTCCATTATTTTTTTACAGGAATTGTATTCTTTTCCAGATAATTCAGGATTTTTCACCAAATAATAATTTAAGGCAAAAGCTTCTTCCTTATATTTTTGTATACTATCTATTAATTTTTTTTCTAAATTCATTTCATCAGCACTCCTTTCTTTTTTCAATTAACTACTACTCAGATATAGATATTATTAGATAATTATACAATAAAAATTTTATAATTCCTTTTTTAGTTAATTAAGATTTTAAAAAATATAATTTTTTTTAGATTATAAAAATAAAATTATTAAAAAAAGCAAAAGACTAAAAAGTCTTCTGCTTTTTTAATTTATTAGGAAAGTATAAATCTAAAGAGGTATGAAAAAGCTAAGTAGTATGTATACACTAAATGTAAAAAAATTCTCTTTTTCTCAAAAAAAATTTAAAATAATTAAAAATTTGTATCACAAAGAG is a window of Fusobacterium simiae DNA encoding:
- a CDS encoding S-methyl-5-thioribose-1-phosphate isomerase, with amino-acid sequence MQRMDEGLAFLLQYENVAWYQDGKVKILDRRVYPREIKFVICNDYLEVRQAIADMVTQSAGPYTAAGMGMALAAYQSKNLSKEKQIKFLEKASYDISTARPTTVNRMKLITESCLEVAKKALDENKNPVEAIFQRTYDSLERRYKRMSLVAKNLVNLFPNKGKVLTQCFGETIVGCMGREIKNQNKDIEFFCPETRPYLQGARLTASVLKEQGFKTTVITDNMVAWTISQKNIDLFTSAADTICMDGYIVNKVGTLQIAILCKHFGIPYFVTGIPDEDKFKKNIVIEERNPKEVLEFNNLKNTLDGVEGYYPAFDITPPYLVNGIVTDKKIFSPYNLDEYFKDSVEQYY
- the mtnK gene encoding S-methyl-5-thioribose kinase, giving the protein MKYQEHFLLDCDEVISYVKEKNLFPENADLIAKEIGDGNINYIFKVENKIDGKSIVLKQADKLLRSSGRPLDLTRSKIEANILKIENSLAPHFVPEIYFYDEIMCVLAMEDISEYKNLRTELMAGKIFPNFAEDISEFLSRTLLLTTDLFMDKFEKKKNVKEFINPELCDISECLVFTEPYDNNRNRNIITSGNEEFVKNTLYENEDLHFAILKLREKFMNYSQALIHGDLHSGSIFINEKGIKIIDPEFSFYGPMAYDIGNVIGNLYFPLYRAKFFMEESKEKEEFINWLEKTIFDIPILFSKKCKLLWEKYSNEKLLKNNKFMNYYIENIIEDSLAYAGTEIIRRTVGDAKVLELTSLENSEKKLQLEKELINKAISMIMKN
- the ilvA gene encoding threonine ammonia-lyase, translated to MSKIQDFITAKEKLSKVLLETSLIQSPIFSKESGNEVYIKPENLQKTGSFKIRGAYNKISNLTDEEKKKGVIASSAGNHAQGVAYGAKESGIKSVIVMPKSTPLIKVESTKQYGAEVVLYGDVYDDAFKKAKELEEKEGYIFVHPFDDEDVIYGQGTIALEILKELPEADIILVPVGGGGLISGIACAAKILKPEIKIIGVEPDGAASAYEAIKEDRVVELKEANTIADGTAVKKIGNITFEYIKKYVDEIITVSDYELMEAFLLLVEKHKIIAENSGILSLAALKKLKEKNKKVVSVVSGGNIDVLMISSMINKGLIRRDRIFNFTVSIPDKPGELAKVVDLIAQQGANVVKLEHNQFKNLSRFKDIELQITVETNGSEHIKNLTQAFEEKGYEIVRIKSKIN
- a CDS encoding YfcC family protein; the protein is MKLKKIKAPDAIVLIFILLIIISILTYIIPAGQYDRYIDNAIGREMVNPESYHSVENTPISLWNLLMSVPKGLDQAASIINFLFIIGGAFGILQSTGALDAFINKCVKKLQGRERLVIPFFLIFWALGGSILGNFEECLAFIPMQIMLCLALGFDSIVGLALGLCGVCVGYMGAIMNAFTIGIAQQIAGLPIYSGMGFRLIVWSVMLIAAIVYIWNYAGKIKKDPTKSLMYYEDLNSKFREQQIEDINFQRRHKLVLFIFLIGIIIIIFGVIKYGFYITEMGAVFVGLSVIMGLVGGLKLNGTVEAFIKGCHNLLYACMCVGFARALTIVMTDGKMLDVIVHSATYLLNGLPNLIKAPSMFIVQSIINILIPSGSGQAVVTMPIMVPIADVIGITRQTAVLAFQMGDGITNLFTPTSASLMAGLAIAGISWGKWMKWFGKLFLIWIIIGIIACMIATGINYGPF
- a CDS encoding M20/M25/M40 family metallo-hydrolase, which encodes MNLEKKLIDSIQKYKEEAFALNYYLVKNPELSGKEYNSCKKIMEILNKHQIATKEKFLDIETSFLGKVIKKENSNVNIAILTEYDALPEVGHACGHSASAAISVLAALALKDNEKDINANIDIIGTPDEEDIGMKVTMADKGVFDKYDCAIMVHLGIKNIPNWKMLAFETYEIEFSGLPAHTAVAPWRGRSALDGLMLSIHAFDLMRKCTKRNTIIEGFIQEGGTATNIIPDKAKAKYTFRSDSLKYLKEEVIPWFKNIIEGCSLATQTKSKIKNFGNSFSDMNYLESGTQIIMNVMKDYGMKYETMDSPEGSSDMGNVSYRCPAFHPSVAITYENLALHTKEFADIVSSKKSEPCIINGATVIDGFLARIFENPQILKSIKQEFLKNKI